The window ttaaggAAAGAATgtacaaaccttcaaaatttttatgaatatttgaacTATACAAATTGTGAAACTAAAAATATGgatatgtttttaaatcaaacatttataaatgtactgtacttTAGACACTATTTACTACAACCTgtctaacaaaataaatagacaTTTGACTGGAATTTAACGAAATAAGGATATGAATTCCAGATTATAGCGTGGTATACCATTtctacaatacaatttataactcATAAGTTCTTCtcttatattcaaataataaattttgtggttacagttttcaagtttttcatttttaaatgactgatactaaataaattatggcagtcattataatttgaatttgatgAATTAAGAAATTGAAATTCAATGATGAATGATGTAATATTAACCCTTTACATAGCatatatccatttagatacaATAATGTCacacactcactatatactgccaagaaaagagttaataacagttttaacaaTTTGACTCACTTTGATTTAGTTCTTAACCCTTCCTTGCAATACTGATTCTAGATTCTTAACATGTTcaattgaattttttcaaataacttctgaaataactaaaatgaaaactcattttttgttttttcatatcGCTCACAAATTACttcaaaatacttatttataattttttataagtaagttttatgaatacttttttgtgattcataaaatatattcgACTAAAATGAAAGTTCTACACTACTCATAATCGGTATACTCAAGGAGAAGTCATATTTCCAGcatcatattattataaatctaacattgtttttggcaaaattgaatgataaaaatcTGTTAacgtcttaaaatataataaaatccataTTTCATTACAGtgtaagtaataatttaagaagatatgttttaaaactgCCTAATGTGTCCCAGAATCCTCTGTGTGACAAATATGCTCTGTATGAACATAAATCAGAActgcaatttatattattacaggaTTATACCAAAACAACAACAAAGAAAGATTAATCTTGTTTTATCTctaggaataaaaaacaaaatgagatAAGTGACACAGTAAGAGACTGCCAAGATTAAATTTAGGACTCAATCCCTGGCACAGGCCTTCTTTGCACTAATTATACTCTCAGATGGGCCTCTTAGTTGTTACCCTTGTGGCACACAACGAATACTTGGTGATTAAGAAGAAAGTTTAAACCTcattaaaagtttagttttaaataatgttaccccatgtttgtattgtgttttaactgaatataaattataactaatatttattgttttatttgtaatgttcaGTTGGAGCTTAAGAGAATCCAATCAAtcttgaaaaaaactttaaaataaattttgaaactgtacCGAAAAAATCTTAAAGACATTATGATTACACtactggaatttaaaaataaaactcagtaaTATCTAGTAATAAATACCTGGAAGtttattccaaaaaattaatgtttttttattaattaaaataatatttcataaaaatgttgaagggaatgacttaaaaatgtaagttattatttCAGTAGCTACAAGTTTTTGTACATAAGGTCTAAGGCTGAAACTGTATATGAATAtcaactaaatttttataaatggaatcAGTCATTGTAAAAATTGAGTAAGGTTCtgattatactttttttaatgttactgttTGTACAAGTTAAAATATGTTGGTCCGAATACATATGTTTTGCCCCAAACACAATGTGGCGTGGCATAAGTGCTGAAACACAATTTATCAGGagggtaaaaataattatacctcACTGTAAAAATGTTTCGTGATCAACAGTTGCAATCGTGGATTgttgtatttatgattttattcatatttcCAGATGCTTGAATGAGTTCAATTTCGTATGTCGATCTGTGACTTATGATGCCACTGCAAGAAGTTGTTGGCTCAGTCGATTCACAAGAAGATCCCATCCAGAACTACTAGAAGACGATCCTAATTCAGACTACTTGGAAAATACTTGTCTAAATGGTGAGTTGAGTAGGCATCATTTTCCATCTTTAAGTAGGAATCAATTTCCATCTTTACCCAACCACAGGTTTCACCTGATGAAAGCTAATGAGGTAGAAAATGGCCAAATATTAGCCTAGATCATCTGCATGatgtaatttgatttattttgataataattcaaTGAGAGTTGTAATGATCTCTTCTTACGTTCAACCTGTATAAATTAGCTAATTTcactttttagtttataaattcaCGTAAATTTCCAAGGAGTCTATAATTAGACAACCATCAGAGCTTGATCTACAACCAAATATGAAATCTCATTTCAAAAAGAGCAGGAAGGATTATCAAAAGGAGAGAACAGAATCactgtttcaataaaaatgtatacacttaTTACTGTTTTGGAAATTTCTCTTAAACAATGCTCATCGCAAAATACAGTTCACTATTTGTTAATCAAGTTACTGAAAAGAGCAAACCAAATGGTGGAAGAAGAGTGACTTTATCTTCAATTTGGATACAATCTGATCAGATGGTGGTCTTGATAGGCTTACATAAGCTGATTGCTGTTTTAgtgtttaatgtaaatatgtgttttaattattcatttttaaatatttatattctccaaccggaaagatattttaaattttattatcacaCCTCAGTAAAGATTTCACTCTCAAAACACTGTCAAAATAATAACTTCCGGGACAGTTTGACAAACTGCCATATTGGGTTTGTTACTGTATTAGTCCGACactatttacaatgtttaaactGTCTGTTTACTTTCAGCCGAGCGACGATGTGATGGACCCATTATATTTGTGAAGGAAGAGAACAAACGACTTGGTGGCCCTTTTGAAGTAGATATCTACACAAATTTATCACTGGTAGAGTGTCAGGCCCAGTGTCTTAGGGCAGAAAAGTAAGCAATTTTTATGATATTCTTTATCAGCTGTAAATCAATTGAAAAATTATTCACAGTACTTTTGAATTTTCTGGAccatagtttaataattatacaacactttaaataaataaataaatttgattttaatccAAGCAATATATTTTTCACGTATTACCCACATTTTCTAGTGTTTTGTACAACAAACCTAAATGTAATACACAGACATATATGAATTAATTTAGTACTAGTAAGAGCCAAAGTATTATTTGATAGTGGAAAATGAATGATTGTTCTATTGGTACTTCTTTGAATTTCATTCAACATATTTCAATATAGctctttttattgaattaaaacgaTACTAACTATAATATTGAAGTACACAATTATAAGCAACAtccatttcattaaatataaaatgtatactgttTATCAAATTACTAAGTCATGATATGTAAAGCAACAAATTACTTTTTCACTCTAAGTCATatcttcataatttaatttaattttttttttaattttacatttactttgtattttgCAGACCCAAGACCaggttaaaattacaaaacttgaaGAATAGAAGATATTTTCATAGTCACATATCACTAAGATCTATATAGATGACACAATAAAAAGAGTATTAATTTCAGATACTTCTGCCGTTCTATCGAATATGATGAACAAATCCGACGCTGCATTGTGTTTGAGGAAGACTCAATGTCCCAGAAAGACGACCTGAGGACCAGTAGTAGTCCCACACATGACCTGTATGATCTGGTCTGCCTTGACAGTCGTAAGTTATACAGATTTAAAGGGTACAAAATTATCATAAACgtgtactataatttaaaaaatgttagcttcaaaagtttaaaattatttaattgtaaagtaatttcattaataataatccTAATAACTTTATACAATAATTAGTCAATAAGTAATGAATGAACAGTGTCTGATGCAGCTAAGGGAAGCGAATTCCCTGAGAACTCGTTGACATCCCATCTCTTCTCGGGTGGCCGTCGGCCGGACACTGCGTTCCAGCGTTACCGCAACAGCAGACTAGCTGGAGCAGAGTTCCACTCAGAGATCACAGGCCGCTCACTCAGCGAGTGTCTGGATGAATGTCTTCGCCAAGCGAGTTTCCAATGTCGCTCAGCCATGTACAGTGAGCGCTTCCGCATATGTCGGCTAAGTCGCTTCAACCAGCGTGATGGCATACGAATTATCTACGATGCAGATTATGACTACTACGAGAATTTAATGAGTGAGTTTAAATTCTCTAATAGTGAATTAATAGGATTCAATCAAGCACTTTgagattatattattaatttacctaGAAATATCCACATTACATGGTATCATAACAGAATTTTCAAACTTATTCTCTTGCAGCTAGGTATCCTGGgaattataaacacaaaatattcagaatcttatttaaattaactgaTTCCATCCAAATATCCAGTCACTAATGAATATTGACAATTTGTTGTTTACAGCACTAATATAAATTCtgcataaaaactaaattagtaaaGACATTTAAGCAACAACATAACTGGACTATAGGTACCTTTGTAATAGTAAATTACATTCCAGATTACTATGGGGATGGAAGTCTGGAAGGAGGTGGAGGGGGTAGTGGAAGTTCACATTTCCGACCAGATCCTCTCGGCTCAGATACCAGTTTCCACGGTCATGGAAGACCTCCCTATACTCCTATAGGTAAATTCATACATTTGGTAACCTAACATTATCTAACCTAAACAAAAAAAGTCCTTCAgtacaattatgtatattaaataggaaacagtataatttttttattttaatattttacctaaaacaaaattatttttaggtgGGGTTGGATATGGAGCAGCAGGGCCTGTTGGAGCCTTTGGTGGAGCAGGTGGTTCTTATGGTGGAGGCGGCGGTGCTTACAGTGGCTCAGGTGGTTCCTATGGTGGCTCAGGGGGTTCCTATGGTGGTGCAGGGGGTTCTTTTGGTGGTGTAGGATCCTATGGTGCAAGTGGAGGAACTTTCCCTGGCTATGGAGGAGGAGGTGCAGTAGGAGGTGGAATAGGGGGAGGAGGGGGAGGTGTAgtaggaggaggaggaggaggaggagctTACTCAGGTTACGGAGCAGGAGGACATATTCCAGGGAACTCATTCCCAGCTGATAGTCCAGGGTTGTGGGGGCCTCCAGGAGGAGGAGTTGTAGGCCACGGGGCTGATTTCGGGGGTTACGGAGGAGGCTTGCCAGCTGGAGGGGTAGGAGTAGCAGGAGGATCAGGGGGAGGCTATGGATATGGTGGGGTGGCACAGGGGGCTAGCTTTGGTCATGGTCTGGGAGGAGGAATAGGTCCTGGGCCATATGGACCTTATGGTCCTGATAGACCTTTCACAACTAGATGTGATGAAGGAGACACTTACAAACAGGTACGGACATCAGCAGTTTTTGTAATTTGGTCacatattcaaattcaaaacatatttattcattttctgcaCAGTTAAAGATGAATAGTGAATATAGAGTCACAGTTCAGATACAGCGTAATTCTAAAAGATAACCTAGGTATTATACTGATTTACCATTTTGTGTCTTACTCCACAGACTCtttttttggataaaatatgtttacaagatTGAATTACACAACTCAAGTACCAtctatagtatatttattgccaaatttgtgtattttcaaaatcaaaagataaagtaattttacaataatttgtccagatttaacatttatttcatttaacaatttaaaaaaagttttcaacaaCAAGTTAAACAAGTTTAGAAAAGTATGCTCTTTAccaaattacaacatttttattttatttgtttgatatgCCTTGAGTCTTTTGTAACTAGTTTTTTTTCCTGATTTGTTAAAAGTTGGATGAATAAATCTAGTTGTATTATATTAAGCTTCTGTCTTACCTCATTACAACTGTGTACTGTCCATGTCAGATCGGGGTGAGGATGAGAGCAAGGAGGCAGTTTGTGAGGAGGTTCCTGTCAGTTCCCTCACTAGCTGTCTGTGAGCGAGCTTGTACAGAGTCTCAAGAATTCATTTGTCGAGCCTTCAATTTCAGGTAACAGGACATATCTAACTGTtttacacattcaagtttttgcTCAGAAGTATACTTGAGAATCAACTCTGACTTGTATCTTCAGTATAGATTGATGGTCATAGCAAACTTTTCCTTTTCAACAAATCAAAATACATCTAACTCTGAATCTTGTTCTATACAGCAATACCATATCTTCAAAAAGgctataacttaaaattaatatttttgtgtacgTTATTTAATCTCAAGCAATGTTTCCACAATcatatgttaaattttgtagGAACATAGATGAGACTTTAGGGGGAGGGGAGCTAAGACGACCAGGGATCTCTGGATCATGGATTTTACTAAGCGCTaacatgacattatttttcatttttaaagtatatgagATGTATTATACTCAATAGTTCAACTGTCAGTGTAAAATTATGAATGGTTTAATCAGTGCTATGTATGTAATCAGTGAGAGTTAGAACTCCTAAAATCCACTCTGGTTTCATCAATAATTTGTCATAAACTGAAGTTATGATTATACACAATTGGAACTATAATGAAACACCaaacaccatttaaaattttaaatatacatattttactattatttttacagaCCGTACACAGCTCCCTTTGGCCCGCCCCGGGACAACTGTGAGCTCAGTGATCATGATTCCCGAGATCTCAACCCCAGCAATCCTGCCTTCTTTGAGACTAATGGCGAATTTGACTTCTATGAGAGGTCCAGTGCAAGATCAGGACCTGGAGGGGAATGTCTGGATGGTAAAGTTGATTTAATTTCCTTGTAGGTTTGGCTAATTTAATAAAGCTAGTGTTGTAATgggtatataattatttaaatgtcataTGTTCAATATTCAATATGTAAAAACTCGATACATGTTGTTTTCACTCAAAAGTGTACTTGCTATATATGGTTTTCCAGCATAAAATGCAAAATttctttatgttattttgtaaaagaaaagaaaattttcttcTACAAGgaaagaataacaataaatagataatattataacatttggTTGTAAAATTGATTGCAACTTTTAAGCTCCATAGTTACTaccaaaatagttttagtataaataaagatAGCCAGATAATGGcaagtaaatctaaaaataagatattttataattttttactgtactggaacttataaaaaaactgaaaattgaaaaaaaaacagctatTTTTTCTCATTGGCTAGTAAAAATCGAGATTTACACcaaaatgtattacagtaaaagtattatatatgtattcTTTGCTGGATAAGTAGTATTTTCATATcaccttatatttaaaaatattatagatgaaattggaaaatgtataagcttacttaattttataataacattataaaacattactcTTCAGAAAAATGTACagacaatattgttaaaaaatattctaagtaAGAAtgttaattctattttataaatacattatggATTAAGCAGATACAGTAATGGGATATAGTATCAAAACCCcctttaattacatttaaaaatatataacattctaTCTATGGAAAAATAAAGTATGCttttcattttatacaattatttttaatacatatatcaCAAGAAAACTAGTGTTCTCAGCCTACTTTGCCACTTGTCTAGCGTTTTCTTACTAGTTTGTTCTAAACTTTCAAAAAGATGAAATGAGCAAAACAAAAAGTCTGAATTGTAACTTTACTTTTGCTTTTAGTGAATCAGGTGTGTAGTGAAGATGGGATGGAATTCACTCTGAGGACTCCAGAACCATTTGTCGGAAGGATCTACACCTATGGATACTATGACAGATGTTTCTATCGAGGCAATGGAGGCACAGTGAATGTTCTAAGGATCAGTGGAGCTCAAGGATATCCGgactgtggcactcaaagggtttgTTCAAATTTTAAGTTAAAGCCAATAAGCTGAGACATAAGCTCAAGAGATAAATCcaacatacattttaattggaGTAcctattcttaatatttatattatttacagatgCTTTCCTTTCAGattgatcatattttttacaacagagaaataattcaacaataattGGTTAATATATTCTTATGATGGTTGGAGTGCAACACTGCCTCTATTCTGGTAGAATAATGCAAAGTTAACCTGATAGGAAAATTTTGATATAGTCTGTACACATTGGTGCTTGGTGTTGGGCTATAATGACCTGAAAAGAGGTGATGATGTAGCCTTCACAGTTCCCTGATCAAGTCTGGACACAGTAGAGAGATCACacttaatatgataaaaatgaacACATATAAAGTTTCTGTAGTTATGATAATGtcatactttaattaatttatgattccTTAACAAATAACTAAGCTAAGTTAATGATTTAACTAAAGAGCATGAATAGTTTTTCGAATAAGTCAcatgtttcattacatttagaCATAGATAAGATATCTATATATGTTTCATTGTGAGAGCTGTTAAATTTCTCTGCTTCATAATCTTTGAACCTATCTTACCCCTCTACTAACCAACCCAGTCTACCTTTACAAGGATATTGCAGACTATTTTCATCGAGACTGACCCTAATATTTTTTGATAGTTACAGATAGAGAAATATAATCTAATTCATATCTTACTCCATAAGTGGGTAAAACTAATGCATTGTCTACTGTTGTGCAGTATGGTGACACAATGACGAACATCGTAGTGGTGCAGTTCAGTGACTATGTACAGACAGGCAGAGACAAACGTTACAACCTGACTTGTCTATTCAGAGGACCAGGAGAGGCTGTTGTCACATCCAGCTATATGACGGCCAAGTGAGTTCTGCAGATTTCACTACTTGTAATGAAATACTTGATGATACCTTAAGGAATAAATATCTCACAAAATAATGTGGTATATGACTCCTGAAACTCACAAATGATACTAGAGGTATCCAACAGGCCTTTGTGGTCTTGGATTGTTTAGAGCTTTTCAAGGGCATTCGGTTTTTCATGTCTCTGAAGACATATTCTTGGTATATAAAAGGATAAAAAATGGTAGCAAGTTTGTGAAGAACAATAactgtgattttttatattaattaattgactgttaagtttataattttccaaaagaaaacaattaaaatatgataacttGTTATGAAAACTAATGTCTGCATCAAGACGTTTATACAACTATTgaacactatttacattttagactattgttaatttttgtaacaaaaaaaaaccaatttatatttatatcctaAAGAAAATGTCAGTATAACTATAGTGACATTAAAAGATTCGAGGtatataacaaaattcaaatattgtgaatattaaattaagacATATATAATTCACTTCCATCTATATTAGCTTAGTAGAATTGCAACTGTTTTCCTCACTCACAAAAGTAGTTTGATATTAGTATCGATCATAGTACACATCAAACAATGAATCAAATCTGTGTTTCAGTTCTGGGAGCCCAATTCCAATCGAGTATTTGCCCGCTGAAAATTCACTGAGTTCTAGAGTGCGGCTGTACATCCTATTCCAAGACAGACCCACTAACACTATAGCAGTAGGAGATCCTCTCACATTCCGCCTAGAGTCCCAGGAGGGCTACAACTATGTCACTGACATCTTCGCAACTAATGTAATT of the Homalodisca vitripennis isolate AUS2020 chromosome X, UT_GWSS_2.1, whole genome shotgun sequence genome contains:
- the LOC124369721 gene encoding uncharacterized protein LOC124369721 isoform X2, producing the protein MVRRTYIPSMVQAITVLTVLKMLTNAQTSCNQGAGRVVYERLPDQQLQGFDDDVVRDTSPPFRVLEKCQELCLRDRTAANNLVRTCTSFDFQPGSRIASFSGIVEYEESTCYLTREQAHPEGIGNLVLVPNSVHYTEVCLSSSRIERECPNRHYVFERHAHKKLKLPVNELKEVVATNRTDCEDRCLNEFNFVCRSVTYDATARSCWLSRFTRRSHPELLEDDPNSDYLENTCLNAERRCDGPIIFVKEENKRLGGPFEVDIYTNLSLVECQAQCLRAEKYFCRSIEYDEQIRRCIVFEEDSMSQKDDLRTSSSPTHDLYDLVCLDSPKGSEFPENSLTSHLFSGGRRPDTAFQRYRNSRLAGAEFHSEITGRSLSECLDECLRQASFQCRSAMYSERFRICRLSRFNQRDGIRIIYDADYDYYENLMNYYGDGSLEGGGGGSGSSHFRPDPLGSDTSFHGHGRPPYTPIGGVGYGAAGPVGAFGGAGGSYGGGGGAYSGSGGSYGGSGGSYGGAGGSFGGVGSYGASGGTFPGYGGGGAVGGGIGGGGGGVVGGGGGGGAYSGYGAGGHIPGNSFPADSPGLWGPPGGGVVGHGADFGGYGGGLPAGGVGVAGGSGGGYGYGGVAQGASFGHGLGGGIGPGPYGPYGPDRPFTTRCDEGDTYKQIGVRMRARRQFVRRFLSVPSLAVCERACTESQEFICRAFNFRPYTAPFGPPRDNCELSDHDSRDLNPSNPAFFETNGEFDFYERSSARSGPGGECLDVNQVCSEDGMEFTLRTPEPFVGRIYTYGYYDRCFYRGNGGTVNVLRISGAQGYPDCGTQRYGDTMTNIVVVQFSDYVQTGRDKRYNLTCLFRGPGEAVVTSSYMTANSGSPIPIEYLPAENSLSSRVRLYILFQDRPTNTIAVGDPLTFRLESQEGYNYVTDIFATNVIARDPYSGRSVQLIDRFGCPVDNYVFPGLDRAREGNGLEARFNAFKIPESNFLVFEATVKTCREGCQPAYCTAPSGKNEPSLGRRRREVESEPVADALEEIKSDNSTEEEEQVREMIEVFESRYEMPQQERLAETARLLMQSVCLTTREYYGLVLTLIFLFILLIASVTTTAFYYKRYWTISKKNKLANSTSHLHEDGSTGRQSIFSLLNPSPQKNFFSLRSRCVVEPPPQPSDSALPGISSILSSKMFEDPSEPIYTDPSLFERSRSLRSIALSQNGHTLPKDDTNLC
- the LOC124369721 gene encoding uncharacterized protein LOC124369721 isoform X1 — encoded protein: MVRRTYIPSMVQAITVLTVLKMLTNAQTSCNQGAGRVVYERLPDQQLQGFDDDVVRDTSPPFRVLEKCQELCLRDRTAANNLVRTCTSFDFQPGSRIASFSGIVEYEESTCYLTREQAHPEGIGNLVLVPNSVHYTEVCLSSSRIERECPNRHYVFERHAHKKLKLPVNELKEVVATNRTDCEDRCLNEFNFVCRSVTYDATARSCWLSRFTRRSHPELLEDDPNSDYLENTCLNAERRCDGPIIFVKEENKRLGGPFEVDIYTNLSLVECQAQCLRAEKYFCRSIEYDEQIRRCIVFEEDSMSQKDDLRTSSSPTHDLYDLVCLDSLSDAAKGSEFPENSLTSHLFSGGRRPDTAFQRYRNSRLAGAEFHSEITGRSLSECLDECLRQASFQCRSAMYSERFRICRLSRFNQRDGIRIIYDADYDYYENLMNYYGDGSLEGGGGGSGSSHFRPDPLGSDTSFHGHGRPPYTPIGGVGYGAAGPVGAFGGAGGSYGGGGGAYSGSGGSYGGSGGSYGGAGGSFGGVGSYGASGGTFPGYGGGGAVGGGIGGGGGGVVGGGGGGGAYSGYGAGGHIPGNSFPADSPGLWGPPGGGVVGHGADFGGYGGGLPAGGVGVAGGSGGGYGYGGVAQGASFGHGLGGGIGPGPYGPYGPDRPFTTRCDEGDTYKQIGVRMRARRQFVRRFLSVPSLAVCERACTESQEFICRAFNFRPYTAPFGPPRDNCELSDHDSRDLNPSNPAFFETNGEFDFYERSSARSGPGGECLDVNQVCSEDGMEFTLRTPEPFVGRIYTYGYYDRCFYRGNGGTVNVLRISGAQGYPDCGTQRYGDTMTNIVVVQFSDYVQTGRDKRYNLTCLFRGPGEAVVTSSYMTANSGSPIPIEYLPAENSLSSRVRLYILFQDRPTNTIAVGDPLTFRLESQEGYNYVTDIFATNVIARDPYSGRSVQLIDRFGCPVDNYVFPGLDRAREGNGLEARFNAFKIPESNFLVFEATVKTCREGCQPAYCTAPSGKNEPSLGRRRREVESEPVADALEEIKSDNSTEEEEQVREMIEVFESRYEMPQQERLAETARLLMQSVCLTTREYYGLVLTLIFLFILLIASVTTTAFYYKRYWTISKKNKLANSTSHLHEDGSTGRQSIFSLLNPSPQKNFFSLRSRCVVEPPPQPSDSALPGISSILSSKMFEDPSEPIYTDPSLFERSRSLRSIALSQNGHTLPKDDTNLC